The following DNA comes from Verrucomicrobiia bacterium.
GCGGGCTAAACTCACGAACTCAAGTCGTACACTCATCAGGTCTTTCACAGGCCATGGCATAATTACGACACACTCCCATACCTCTCCCATGTGTCCACCATGTCCCCGCACACCTGTCCACCTTGTACCCAGTCCATACAGGGAGAAGGCCGGGATGAGGGGAACGAGACCACTCCCAAGCAAATGCAGCTACCATTATCAATGCTGCCACCCAAGCATTTCGCAAAACCCCATCATTCAAATTGAAATGCAAACCACCTTTTCCTAAATACACGTTCACAACACACCTTCACGAACCCCTTGATAATCAACGCCTGCACCTCAACGCCTCCACCATCACATCACTGGCACGCTTGTAGCTCATTATAAAATCAGCAAGGTAAGACGGTAGGAAGATGGATCTGAGAGAATGTTGAGTCAGGTCCGGAAACGGACGATGAGCAATGACCGAAGACCAGCCTCACACCGACTCTTACCTTGCACTTTCAATTTCCCCATGAACCGCACCGCAATAGTGCAGCACTCTATCTTCAATCCGTGAAACTTCCTTTCGGCATCAGCCAATTCACCACGTCACCGCTTACCTTCGAAGAAGATCTAGATCTTTATCAGGACTGCGGCATTGATTACATAGAAGTGTGCGAAGACAAAATGGATGAGATAGATCCGCAGCCTCAGATCATGGCACTGCTGGAATCCGGTCTCTCCGTGGAAAGCATCCAACCTCGTCTCCACTCTGTCTTCCCTTTGCAGACACAACCCGAACCCTACGACAGCCTCACCCGTGTCGAGGCCTTTCGCGAAACGATCGAGACCTTCGCACCCCATTTTCCCGGCGTCACCTTCATCACCGTCACCGGCCAGGCACCGGGTGGTAATTTCAAGGAAGCCTACGCCGAAGCAGGCCGCTTCTATCGCGAGCTCGGCATCATCGCCGAAGCCAATGGGGTGAGCATTGCACTCGAGCCTTTGAATCCAATCTCCATGAATGTGGACTCGTTCATCTGCTCGCTCGCACACGCACGACGCCTCATTGACGCCGCCGCCAGCCCTGCCTTCGGCCTATGCATTGATACATGGCATTTGTGGGAAGATGAGTCCATCGCCTACCATCTGCGCGAGATCGCCCCAAAAATATTCGCCGTTCATCTCAGTGACTGGCGCACACCGCGTTCTCCACGCGATCGCAAATTGCCCGGTGACGGCATCATCCCGCTCCAAACTTTCCTCCGCACCATTCATGACAGCGGCTACGATGGTATCTATACATTGGAACTCTTCTCCGACCTCACTTTCACAGACTCTCTCTGGAGACAACCTCGACAAACTATAGACATGGGTCGCGCAAAATTCGCACAACTCTGGTCTGAACTCACCGGTTGGACAGAATCGCAAAAATCGGATGCGGCTTCGTTGAATGGTCGCATTTCAGTGCTAGCTTGAGCGCTTGAACAACGTCAATGCGGACCCTTTTGTCCGTCATAGTGGAAATAGTTTTTCACCATGCATGACGCCAAATAAAAAACGCTACAGACCATGAGAAACCGCACGAAGAAAGCCCCGGCAGCACAACAAAGCGAGATCAGCCCTATCGGCAATGCGCAAAAGATTCAACAGCGCGCCTATGAGCTTTTCCTGCAACGTGGCCAGCAACCCGGCAATGAACTGGAAGATTGGTTGCAGGCTGAACGCGAAGTCTGCGCTCCTGAGCATCACCACGAGACTGCCTGATTCTTCGTCTGATCCATTTGCAAACTGCCCTTCGGGGTGGCCTTGCTTTGCAAGTTGCCACTCTGTATAGGGCAGTTTGGCTTTATTTCCACTACTTTTCACTGAACTTCACCCCGAACTCGCCCGCTCCTTCCCGGGCACAAATCATGTTCTTTAGGAAGGCATGCATAAGCTCGCTTTTCTATTTGTACTGATCGCCGCCATGCAAATCGGTCGTGCGGCCGATCTCCGCCTTGAGGACGTCCCTTATCCTTTCCCCGTTAAGACGTACAAGCTTTCCACCCAGCAGCAGGATCTGGAAATGAGTTACATGGACGTGGCTCCCTCCGGTCAAAGCCGCGGCACCATCCTGCTGTTGCATGGAAAGAATTTTAACGGTGCGTATTGGGAAGAAACAGCGAACGCGCTTTCCGCCCAAGGCTACCGCGTCATCATTCCAGACCAGATCGGTTTCGGTAAATCCTCCAAACCGAACCGCTACCAATACAGCTTCCATCAACTGGCGCAAAATACGCACTCGCTCCTGACGAATCTCAACGTCTCGGAAGTGCATATTCTCGGCCACTCCATGGGCGGAATGCTCGCCATCCGCATGGCGCTGCTGTATCCGGAAAGCACCAAGAGCCTAACGCTCGTAAACCCTATCGGCCTCGAAGATTGGCAAATGAAAGGTGTGCCCTATCAAACTCCTGACCAATGGTATCAGCAGGAATTCAAGCAAACCGCCGAGAAAATCCGCACGTATCAGAAAGAAAATTACTACCATGGCGAATGGAATCCTCACTACGAACGCTGGGTGGAACAAGCCGCCGCAACTCTGCGCAGCCCCAACTACTCCACTATCGCGTGGAACCAGGCTCTCGCTTACGAGATGATCTACACCCAACCGGTCTGTCACGAATTCAGCCGCATCAAAGTTCCCACTCTACTGATCATCGGCCAGAAAGACCGCACCGCCATTGGCGCAAACCTCGCTTCTGCCGATGTGCGTCAAACCTTGGGCGACTATCCTAAACTGGGACGCGCAACGGCCCTCAAGATCCCAAATTCCACGCTCGCAGAACTCGAAGGCATCGGTCACGTCCCGCACATCGAGAACTTTGGCCGGTTCATCGAACCGCTGAAAACTTTTCTCGCGAGCAAATAACCAACTACTTTTATGCGACACGGGAAATCAGTCATCGTCATCGGTGGAGGCATCTCCGGCCTTGCCGCTGCCCACGAGCTTCTTCAAGACGGCTGCCGCGTCACCGTGCTGGAAGCGAAGAACCGCTTGGGCGGCCGCATCCACACCTTGCACGACACCTCCTGCCCCATCGAACTCGGTGCCGAATTCGTTCATGGCCGTAGCGAGCCATTTTTGAGCTTTCTGAAAGAAGCTCATATCCCCATCGAACAAGGCCCTGAAGATAATCACGTCCTGACGAACGGTCAGTTGATCGATGTCGATCTCTGGGGAAAAACGGCCTCTGCATTGGAAAAGGTGAACATCTGGGACAGTGATCAATCCTGTTCCGAATTCCTTCATCAACAGAATCTCCTGATGACTGAGCGCCGACAGATCATCGAGATGCTGCAAGGCTTTCACGCCGCTCCCATTCAGGCATTAAGCGCCCATGCGATCCGTCGCTCAGATTACAGTTCCTCCCAAATGGATGGCAACCGCCAGTCCCGCTTGAGCAATGGCTATAGTGAGATAATCACTCATTTGGAGAAAAGCATGCGATCGATGCACGGCCATATCCTCTTGAACTCGCCCGTTAAGCGTATCGTCTGGCAGCCCGGCTCCGTTGAGATTTTCATGTCCCACGATGATGGGGAGGAAGTGCATCGTGCAGATTCAGCCGTGATCACGCTTCCACTCGGTGTATTAAAGCATGGCGATATCGAGTTTCATCCTGCCCTACATGAGAAACACGAAGCTATCCACGGGCTTGGCTTTGGCACCGTTACTAAAGTCATCCTGCTCTTCACCGAACGCTGGTGGAAGCCCGATGACATCGGACTAGTTCACTCCTATGAGGAACGGTTGCCTACCTGGTGGAGCGATTCACGCGGCCCGCTCCTGACCGGTTGGGCAGGTGGTCCCAAAGGCGAGGAGCTGGCTGGCATCCCCTTGCCTGTTCTGGAAACCATCGCGCTCGAATCGCTCAGCCACATCTTCGGTGAAAACAAATCGTCACTGAAAAAACTGCTGCGCCAGACCTTCTCACACGATTGGATCAATGATCGGCATGTCATGGGAGCCTACAGTTATGTTCCCATCAATGGTCTGGATTTGCCCAAGCTCCTTGCTGCTCCCCTTAAGGAAACCCTCTTCTTCGCCGGTGAAGCCGCCATCCACGACGCGCAGACCGGCATGACCTTTAACGCTTATCAGAGCGGCGTCCGTGCCGCTCATGAAGTGATGGCTGCCGAGCATCATTCCAACCTCAAGATGGCACATCATTTTTGAGTCTTATTGGCAAAGCTTATGCTGAAACGAAGACCCGTGAAAACGTGTGCCCTTTTTTTCCGTGCATGCCAGCTCAGGTGTTACAGTCTGCTGGCACTCTTTTTCTATTCGTTCACCGGCTTCTCAGCTGCCCCTGCAGCAAACCCTGAACAGCAGATCATCGAAGAAACAAATCTGGCCACTAGCAGTGCAAATCAGATCGACCGCTTGAATGATGCTTTGGCTCCACTGCTTGGTCCTTGGATAAAAAATGAGGTCATAGCAGGCCTGAGCTGGGGTCAGGTGGTGTTAAGCATCATTGTACTTATTCTAGTAGTGGCTTTGGAACGCATGCTTAACTGGGCTTTGCATCGGTTCGCCAAGCGATGTGAAAACTGTCCACCCGATCCCGAGGAAAAGAAAAAATTATCCGCCGGTTCCAGCTTTGCCCGGTCGGCACTGGAAGCGTCAATTCCGCCTGTTTCCGCATTAGTTTGGGTGTGGGGCCTTTGTGCCATGTTATGGGTTCTGTTGATCCGTGAAGATGCCGCCACAAATCCATCACTCACTTTGATGCTCATCTTTTCCCTGCGCAAAGCGGCGACCTTTCTCATCCTGTTCTGGCTGGTTTACCGGCTCATCAAAACTGCAGAGATCGTTCTACTTGCTTGGGCCAGCTCCAATGAACGCAAATGGGATGACGTCCTTGCCGCTGTGATAATCCGGGCAATGCGCCTTATCATTCCTCTGCTGGCCATCACCTTGATCGTGCCGATGCTGAACATCCCACCGGAATATCATCAGTTCTTCAAGCAAGGTGCCGCCTTGCTCCTCATCGCGGCCATCGGCTTCATCCTGTTCCAATTGGCGGACACCGCGGAAAAAGCTGTGCTGACCCAATATCGCATCGACATGAAAGACAATCTCGCGATGCGCAAGGTGCAGACTCAGGTACAAGTGTTAAAGCGCGTGGTCGTCATCCTCATCTTGGTGTTCACTATGGCGTCCATGCTCATGGTTTTCGATTCCGTCCGTCAGCTGGGCACTAGCCTGCTCGCATCGGCGGGAGTTGTCGGCATCGTGATCGGTTTTGCCGCGCAACGCAGCATCGCTTCGCTTCTCGCGGGAATCCAGATCGCCTTCACCCAGCCCATCCGTATCGATGACCAAGTGAACATCGAAAACGAAGTCGGCAAGATCGAGGAGATCACCCTTACCTACGTGGTCGTGAATCTGTGGGATTCACGCCGCCTCATCGTTCCCATCAATTACTTCATCGAAAAACCCTTCCAAAACTGGACCCGTACCGGGGCTGACATGCTGGGCACTGTCCTTCTGCAGGTGGACTACACTTTGCCCATCGCACCGGTGAGGGAGGAATTCTATCGCATCTTGGAGAACTCGCCTCATTGGGACAGGCGCGTGAAGGCACTGCAAGTGACCGACTCCAAAGAATCGAACATGGAGATCCGCTGTCTGGCCAGTGCCGGCAGCTCCGGATCCGCTTTCGACCTGCGCTGTGAAGTCCGTGAGAGACTGATCGATTTCCTTCAGAAAAATTATCCACAATGCCTGCCACGCTTACGCATCGATATGATCAACGGTGGCATTGTCGAGAAGACGGACGACGCACCTGCACCCGCTAAAAAGATGTCCTAGGCATCAGCGTATAAGACAGCAAAAGGCAGCGTGTGAAAAACCTCTGCGAGCCCAATTTTTCCGCCTTTCAACTCACTTCCCGTCAAAAGATCACGAAAGCCAGCGCTTCCCAATCCAGCGAGATCTACTGAGGTATTCTCCCATTCTTTGCCTGTGGGCGGATAACCTATCGGCATCCCCACTCGTGTGGTCAAAACCACCAGCTTCTTTTCTCCATATACGCGGGTGAAACTGAGACAGGAATCGGCAAACTTCCCCTCACACCTCATTGGCTGATAGTCCCCTTTATCAAACAATTCTTGATGTTCCCGGCGAAATCGCAAGACCGTCTTGGTCAAAAACATCTTGATGCCGCCTGTCCGCCAGTTCGCAAACAGTTCAGCCGCTCCTTGCCCGTTGATCTCCGCCATCATCCTCTGTCTCAGGTTATAGTCGATCTGCCGCCGATTGTCGGGATCCACCAGGATGAACTGCCACAATTCATTCCCTTGATAAAAATCCGGCACACCGGGAACCGTCATTTTGAGCAAAAGCTGGCTCAAAGAATTCACCGCACCCCACTCGGCAATTCTGGAGGAGAACTCCGAAAACAGCTTTGTGAATACCGGGTTCTTGCCTATCACCAATGCTTCGATGAAATCCATGGTCGCTTGCTCCCACGCTTCATTTCGCTTGTCCCACCGGGTATTCACCTTTGCCTCGTTCAATGCCTTCGTCATGTATGCATTCAACCGCTCGCAATATTCTTTCCTGCTTTCCGCCGTAAAATTCTCCAATGGCCAGGTGCCCAGCAGCATTTGATAGAAGAGGTATTCTTCATTGGCATCGGGAGCCAGGTGCCCCGCGATCTCTTGTTTACAGGAGCGATTCAACTTGGATGCTTCCGACAAGAAACGCTCCCATTCTTCAGGCAATTCTGAGATCACTGCCAGCCGGGCCCGTACGTCCTCACTGACTTTCGTATCGTGAGTGGATGTCGTCACCATGGTATACGGCCAAGAGCGCAATCTTTCTCCGTTCAACCGGTGAAACTCAGCCACCGAAAGACCAAAGTTGTCCGGCTTGCCACCCACTTCATTCAAAGCATTCAACCGGTTGAACACGTAGAAAACCGTATCTTCAAACCCCTTGGCCATCACAGCTCCGGTCGTTTGTTGAAAGCGGCGTGCAAACAACCTTTCCTGTTCCGTCGGTGAACCGCCTAAAGCCGCATCTCCCAACAATACTTGCTGCAAAAACTCCCATGCCATGGGTTCGAGTTCCGGATTGGCTGAACGTGCTGTCTTGATCGCCTCCGTGATGATTTTCCGGTCCTCATTTGTGACGGTCTGGCCAGGCACGCAATAGGTCCGATATACTTTCATCGCGGCCATGGTTTCCCGCACAGCCGCTTGCAAGTCCTCATAGAGAATATCCCTCGCGACAGGGCGCTGTTCCGCGCACTTTTGCAGCAAACGGCTTAATCCGCTGATCTCCTTGCTCATCGCCAGCCCCATCACCAGCTTCTTCGCATCACGAACACCTTCGGCAAAGGGCTGCACACGACCGGTGAATCCGCGATAAATCCGGTCGATCTGCGTCTCATTTTCTTTCTGCACCAAGACTCCCGTCACTTCACGGGCGAACTCATAACCGCTCGTCCCCGCCACGGGCCAGGTAGATCGAAGAGGTTCATCCACCATCGTAATTTTTTCCACTAGCACGTAAAAAGGCCGGCCATCACTGGCTTCGGTCACACCTTTGGCTTGGGCAATCGCCGCCTGCAACCGGCGCAGATATTCCTCGGGGCTGGCCAAGCCATCTACATGATCCAGACGCAAACCGGTCACTTGCCCTTCGCCGATAAGTTTCAGCAGCAAACGGTGTGTCGCCGCAAAAACTTCTGGCAACTCCATGCGCAAGGCAGCCAAGGAATCGACATCGAAGAATCTCCGGTAATTCGCCGTGCGCGTCCCTGAATGCCAATACACCAGCCGATATGACTGTTGTTCCAGCAATTCATGCAAACGTTCCAGACCGCCTTTATCATCATTGGCTCCGAAGCTTGCAGCATGGTGTATAAGAAAGGCGTTGTAACACTCATCTTCCGCCAATTCAGCCAGTCTACGCTTGGCCTCACTGATCCGTGCCGGCTTGATGATCTCCCCTTCCCAAGGCAGCAAATTCAATATCCCTTCCATGCGCCGACGGCATCTAGATTCCAGCACGGGCAATGTTGATTCGAGGATCAGCCGGTGGCTACTCAGGGAAACGGGTAATCGCAAATCACCGATTGCGATTTGAAAACGCCCGGCCTCATAGACCAGATTGATATCGCCCCGCTCAAGACATTTGCCGTAATGATCACCCAAGATGGGCAACAGCAGACGGTCTTTCACCGGGAGATGCGGAGCTTTCCAATCGATATCGAAATACGTGGCGTAGGGAGATTGGGCGCCATTCTCCAAAACATCCGCCCACCAATGGTTATACTGCGGAATGGCTCCCATGTGGTTCGGCACAAAATCAACGAGCAGCCCCATCCCTTTCGCCTGTGTCTTTGTGACGAAATCATTCCAGTCTTTTTCTGAGCCCAAGACTGGATTCAACACCGTGAAATCACAGACATCGTAGCCATGATTGCTATCGGGCGGAGCCGCAAACAGCGGCGAACAATAACAGTCCGTGATGCCCAGTTCATGAAGATAGTCCACCAGTACGGCGGCTTGCTGAAAGGTATAGCCCGCATTGAACTGCAACCGGTACGTAGCAGAGGGCACACGAAGAATGGAGCCAGATGATTTCATGCTTCAGAAGCGAGCAGCAACGAAATGGGACGGTCGAAGGAGAACCGACGGTTCGAAACATCAAAATGCTCTCCATTCTTTCCGCCAAAGCCCTCTTCTTCAGATGACATCATCACCGACCAGCCTTTTCCCCACGGCACGCATAGCGGCCAATCGGCATAGGTAAGAACCTCGCTCCACAAGCACGTCACGAGGAGGCGCGACCCACCTTTGTCATCAGCATATTGGAGAAACAGGATGTTATTCTCCGACCAGACACGCCAATGTTCACGGTCCCTGAGCGCGAGAATGGGATCCTCCCGACGAAGGCGAAAGCATTGTTTATAAAGCAGTAAAACGGTTTCCTGGGCGGGCCCAATCAGTTCTTCCCAATTTAATTTGCTGACCTTGAAGCTCTGTTCCATTTCAGGGTCAGGCATGTTCTCGATCACTGTCTCCGGCCATTCTGCTCCAAATTGCTTGAACTCCCGGCAACGTCCTATGCTGACACCTTCGCCAAACTTTCCGCCGTGATTTGAAAAGAAAACAAAGGGACTGCTGGCCGACCATTCCTGCCCCATGAAAAGCATCGGCGTGTAAGGGCTCAAGAGAAACAGCATGGAAGCTGCACGATAAGCCTCGGGCGATATGAGATGATTGAGACGCTCTCCCAAAGGACGATTCCCTGCTTGGTCGTGATTGGAGATGCAATACACGAATTGCGATGGATGCAGGTCATTACATTCTGTTCCACGCGTTCGCCCCCAATAGGGAAAGCTCTGACCGCGATAAAGCCAACCATGGTTCAGCGTTTTGACAAGTTCATCCACCGTGCCCTCATAACTCTTGAAATGCGCGATGTGTTCGGGCTTCAGACACATCTTCATGACGTGATGAAAATCATCCGCCCACATGGCATTCATGCCGAATCCACCGTCAACCGCCTTGCGCAAGCGGGATGCATCATTCGAGTTATCTTCCGCGATCACGATGCCGCTGCGTGCGTGAACCGCTTGCGTGATTTCCTCCAGAATGTGAACGGAAGATTTGTCATGGATCGCATGCACGGCATCCAGCCGGAATCCGTCCACGCGAAATTCTTCCATCCAATAGATGATGTTTTGCAGGAAGTATTCGCGCACCGGATCGGAATGCTCACCGTCAAAGTTCAGGCATTTCCCCCACTCATTCCCTTTTTCTTCGTGAAAATAATGTGCGCAGGATGCTTCCAACAGATTCGGTTCACCGCAGACGTGATTGTAAACAACGTCCAGAATCACCACCAAACCCTTGCCGTGTGCCGCATCGATCAAACGGCGGAAATCATCCGGTGTGCCGTAACAATCTGCCGGTGCATACGGCAAAACAGTATCGTATCCCCAATTCCGAGCGCCGGGAAATGCGTTGACCGGCATGATCTCAATGGCGTTCACACCCAACTCTTTCAAGTAATCCAACCGCTCCATTGCTGAGAGAAATGTTCCTTCTGGCGTAAAGGTGCCAAGGTGGAGTTCGTAGATGACAAGGTCTTCCATTTTAGGCGAACGCCAATGCGGATTGCGCCACTGAAATGAGCGGCTATCCACCACTTGGGAAGGTCCTCGCACCCCTTCCGGTTGATAGCGCGATGCAACATCCGGCAAGTCAGTTTTATCATCCAGCTTGAACAGGTAGAGATCACCTGCCCGCCCTTGAGCATCTTCCACGGAGAACCAACCATCGTGATCTTTATGCAATTCGAGAATGCGGCGTTCGGCGGAATCAGCCGCAGTGACCGTCACGGAGACACTGTGGACCTCGGGACTCCAGAAATGATACCGGACTCCGGTATCAGTGATCTCCGGGCCATGACGCCATAGCTGAGTGACCACATTCATTTGCCCGCCTCCTGTTTGGGCGCCTCTACATCCTTGGTTTGTTTCTCCACCTTCTCGGCATCCAACACCAAGCGTTCAGCGAAGGATTCGCGTTCCATGCCTTCGGACGGTTTCACCCGCAGCAGACAGAGCGAGCGCGCCTCCATCTTGATCTTCCCCTCTGGTTCCGTTGGTTTCTCGAGGAAACCTTCTTCCATCGAGGTATCGATCAACAGTTCCCAGCCGGTCTTGATACCAGCGGGCAGCGTGAACTCCACCGAGTCGTGATAGGCATTCAGGCAGAGCAGGAAGAAATCGTCCTGCACGGGATTGCCGTAAGCATCCAGACAATAGCCGCTCAGGAACATGCCCAGACAGTGCACCCAATCGCCGTTCCACTCATCATCCGTCATGCGACGTCCGCGCGTGCTCAGCCATTTCACATCACGCACATTGGTTCCGCGCAATGGACGGCCGCGGAAGAACGACAATCGACGGAAGACCGGATGTTCTTTGCGGAACTGGATCAATTGCTGGACGAACTTCGTGAGTTTTTCCGCATCTTCATCGCGGTTCCAGTTCATCCAGTTTATCTCATTGTCCTGGCAATAAGCGTTATTATTTCCCTGTTGGCTGCGTCCGTATTCGTCCCCCGCAGTGAGCATGGGAACTCCTTGGGAAAGAAACATCGTAGCCAGCAAATTACGACGCTGGCGACGGCGTAAACGGTTGATCTCAGGATCATCCGTTGGCCCTTCAGCACCGCAGTTCCACGCATTGTTATTCTTATCACCGTCGCGATTCTCTTCGCCGTTGGCATCATTGTGCGTCTCCTGATAACTCACGAGATCGCTCAGCGTGAAGCCATCGTGCGACGTGATGAAATTGATACTGGCCGATGGTGTCTTGCCGGTCGCTTCATAGATATCCGCACTGCCAGCGAGACGGCTGGCAAGTTCACTGATGCAACCCGGATCACTCTTCCAGTAACGTCGGATGGTATCGCGGTATTTACCATTCCATTCCGACCAAAGCACCGGGAACTTGCCCACTTGATATCCGTCATGGCCGATATCCCAAGGCTCGGCGATGAGCTTCACCTGAGAAATCGTGGGGTCTTGATGAATGACATCGAAGAACGATGCCAAGCGGTTCATGGAAGAAAGTTCACGCGCGAGTGAGGCAGCCAGATCGAAACGAAAACCATCCACATGCATCTCCGTGATCCAGTAGCGCAAGCTGTCCATCACCAGTTGCAACGCGTTCGGCAGATACACGGCGAGAGTGTTTCCCGTGCCCGTGTAATCCATGTAATAACGCGGATCCTCCGGACTCATCCGGTAATAGTAGGAGTTATCAATGCCCTTGAAGCAGAACGTCGGACCAAGATTATTTCCCTCAGGCGTGTGATTATAGACCACGTCCAGAATCACCTCGAGACCCGCAGCATGCAGATTCTTCACCATCGTCTTGAACTCCGCCACTTGCTGCCCAATGAATCCGCTGCTGGAATAGCGGGAGTCTGGAGCCAGGAATCCGATACTGTTGTAACCCCAATAATCAGTCAGTCCCTTCTCATGCAGATGCCGTCCGCCGATATGATGATGCACAG
Coding sequences within:
- a CDS encoding sugar phosphate isomerase/epimerase family protein, translating into MKLPFGISQFTTSPLTFEEDLDLYQDCGIDYIEVCEDKMDEIDPQPQIMALLESGLSVESIQPRLHSVFPLQTQPEPYDSLTRVEAFRETIETFAPHFPGVTFITVTGQAPGGNFKEAYAEAGRFYRELGIIAEANGVSIALEPLNPISMNVDSFICSLAHARRLIDAAASPAFGLCIDTWHLWEDESIAYHLREIAPKIFAVHLSDWRTPRSPRDRKLPGDGIIPLQTFLRTIHDSGYDGIYTLELFSDLTFTDSLWRQPRQTIDMGRAKFAQLWSELTGWTESQKSDAASLNGRISVLA
- a CDS encoding DUF2934 domain-containing protein, with translation MRNRTKKAPAAQQSEISPIGNAQKIQQRAYELFLQRGQQPGNELEDWLQAEREVCAPEHHHETA
- a CDS encoding alpha/beta hydrolase, producing MHKLAFLFVLIAAMQIGRAADLRLEDVPYPFPVKTYKLSTQQQDLEMSYMDVAPSGQSRGTILLLHGKNFNGAYWEETANALSAQGYRVIIPDQIGFGKSSKPNRYQYSFHQLAQNTHSLLTNLNVSEVHILGHSMGGMLAIRMALLYPESTKSLTLVNPIGLEDWQMKGVPYQTPDQWYQQEFKQTAEKIRTYQKENYYHGEWNPHYERWVEQAAATLRSPNYSTIAWNQALAYEMIYTQPVCHEFSRIKVPTLLIIGQKDRTAIGANLASADVRQTLGDYPKLGRATALKIPNSTLAELEGIGHVPHIENFGRFIEPLKTFLASK
- a CDS encoding NAD(P)/FAD-dependent oxidoreductase; this encodes MRHGKSVIVIGGGISGLAAAHELLQDGCRVTVLEAKNRLGGRIHTLHDTSCPIELGAEFVHGRSEPFLSFLKEAHIPIEQGPEDNHVLTNGQLIDVDLWGKTASALEKVNIWDSDQSCSEFLHQQNLLMTERRQIIEMLQGFHAAPIQALSAHAIRRSDYSSSQMDGNRQSRLSNGYSEIITHLEKSMRSMHGHILLNSPVKRIVWQPGSVEIFMSHDDGEEVHRADSAVITLPLGVLKHGDIEFHPALHEKHEAIHGLGFGTVTKVILLFTERWWKPDDIGLVHSYEERLPTWWSDSRGPLLTGWAGGPKGEELAGIPLPVLETIALESLSHIFGENKSSLKKLLRQTFSHDWINDRHVMGAYSYVPINGLDLPKLLAAPLKETLFFAGEAAIHDAQTGMTFNAYQSGVRAAHEVMAAEHHSNLKMAHHF
- a CDS encoding mechanosensitive ion channel domain-containing protein, with the protein product MLWVLLIREDAATNPSLTLMLIFSLRKAATFLILFWLVYRLIKTAEIVLLAWASSNERKWDDVLAAVIIRAMRLIIPLLAITLIVPMLNIPPEYHQFFKQGAALLLIAAIGFILFQLADTAEKAVLTQYRIDMKDNLAMRKVQTQVQVLKRVVVILILVFTMASMLMVFDSVRQLGTSLLASAGVVGIVIGFAAQRSIASLLAGIQIAFTQPIRIDDQVNIENEVGKIEEITLTYVVVNLWDSRRLIVPINYFIEKPFQNWTRTGADMLGTVLLQVDYTLPIAPVREEFYRILENSPHWDRRVKALQVTDSKESNMEIRCLASAGSSGSAFDLRCEVRERLIDFLQKNYPQCLPRLRIDMINGGIVEKTDDAPAPAKKMS
- the treY gene encoding malto-oligosyltrehalose synthase; amino-acid sequence: MKSSGSILRVPSATYRLQFNAGYTFQQAAVLVDYLHELGITDCYCSPLFAAPPDSNHGYDVCDFTVLNPVLGSEKDWNDFVTKTQAKGMGLLVDFVPNHMGAIPQYNHWWADVLENGAQSPYATYFDIDWKAPHLPVKDRLLLPILGDHYGKCLERGDINLVYEAGRFQIAIGDLRLPVSLSSHRLILESTLPVLESRCRRRMEGILNLLPWEGEIIKPARISEAKRRLAELAEDECYNAFLIHHAASFGANDDKGGLERLHELLEQQSYRLVYWHSGTRTANYRRFFDVDSLAALRMELPEVFAATHRLLLKLIGEGQVTGLRLDHVDGLASPEEYLRRLQAAIAQAKGVTEASDGRPFYVLVEKITMVDEPLRSTWPVAGTSGYEFAREVTGVLVQKENETQIDRIYRGFTGRVQPFAEGVRDAKKLVMGLAMSKEISGLSRLLQKCAEQRPVARDILYEDLQAAVRETMAAMKVYRTYCVPGQTVTNEDRKIITEAIKTARSANPELEPMAWEFLQQVLLGDAALGGSPTEQERLFARRFQQTTGAVMAKGFEDTVFYVFNRLNALNEVGGKPDNFGLSVAEFHRLNGERLRSWPYTMVTTSTHDTKVSEDVRARLAVISELPEEWERFLSEASKLNRSCKQEIAGHLAPDANEEYLFYQMLLGTWPLENFTAESRKEYCERLNAYMTKALNEAKVNTRWDKRNEAWEQATMDFIEALVIGKNPVFTKLFSEFSSRIAEWGAVNSLSQLLLKMTVPGVPDFYQGNELWQFILVDPDNRRQIDYNLRQRMMAEINGQGAAELFANWRTGGIKMFLTKTVLRFRREHQELFDKGDYQPMRCEGKFADSCLSFTRVYGEKKLVVLTTRVGMPIGYPPTGKEWENTSVDLAGLGSAGFRDLLTGSELKGGKIGLAEVFHTLPFAVLYADA
- the treZ gene encoding malto-oligosyltrehalose trehalohydrolase, with the protein product MNVVTQLWRHGPEITDTGVRYHFWSPEVHSVSVTVTAADSAERRILELHKDHDGWFSVEDAQGRAGDLYLFKLDDKTDLPDVASRYQPEGVRGPSQVVDSRSFQWRNPHWRSPKMEDLVIYELHLGTFTPEGTFLSAMERLDYLKELGVNAIEIMPVNAFPGARNWGYDTVLPYAPADCYGTPDDFRRLIDAAHGKGLVVILDVVYNHVCGEPNLLEASCAHYFHEEKGNEWGKCLNFDGEHSDPVREYFLQNIIYWMEEFRVDGFRLDAVHAIHDKSSVHILEEITQAVHARSGIVIAEDNSNDASRLRKAVDGGFGMNAMWADDFHHVMKMCLKPEHIAHFKSYEGTVDELVKTLNHGWLYRGQSFPYWGRTRGTECNDLHPSQFVYCISNHDQAGNRPLGERLNHLISPEAYRAASMLFLLSPYTPMLFMGQEWSASSPFVFFSNHGGKFGEGVSIGRCREFKQFGAEWPETVIENMPDPEMEQSFKVSKLNWEELIGPAQETVLLLYKQCFRLRREDPILALRDREHWRVWSENNILFLQYADDKGGSRLLVTCLWSEVLTYADWPLCVPWGKGWSVMMSSEEEGFGGKNGEHFDVSNRRFSFDRPISLLLASEA